The Streptomyces cyaneogriseus subsp. noncyanogenus region GCGTCCAGGGCCTTCAGCAGACCGCGCAGGATGTGCGCGCGCTCCTCGGCCTTGCGCAGCCGGAAGCGGGTCCGGCGGACGATGACCTCGATCTGGTGCGTCACCCAGTGGCGGATGAACGCGTCCAGGGAGAGGGTGCGCGGCACACCGTCGACCAGGGCCAGCATGTTGGCGCCGAAGTTGGTCTGGAGGTCGGTGTGCTTGTACAGGTTGTTCAGGACGACCTTGGCGACCGCGTCCCGCTTGAGGACGATGACCAGGCGCTGACCCGTCCGGGAGGACGTCTCGTCGCGGACGTCCGCGATGCCGCCGATCCGGCCGTCCTTCACCAGGTCGGCGATCTTCTGCGCGAGGTTGTCCGGGTTGACCTGGTAGGGCAGCTCGGTGACCACCAGGCACTGGCGGTTCTGGATCTCCTCGACCTCGACCACCGCCCGCATGGTGATGGAGCCGCGGCCGGTGCGGTACGCCTCCTCGATGCCCTTGCGGCCGACCACGAGCGCGCCGGTCGGGAAGTCCGGGCCCTTGATCCGCTCGATGAGCGCGTCGAGCAGCTCCTCGTGGGAGGCTTCGGGGTTCTCCAGGTACCACTGGGCGCCGGCGGCGACCTCGCGCAGGTTGTGCGGCGGGATGTTGGTCGCCATGCCGACCGCGATACCGGCCGAGCCGTTGATCAGCAGGTTCGGGAAGCGGGCCGGCAGGACCGTCGGCTCCTGGGAACGGCCGTCGTAGTTGTCCGTGAAGTCGACGGTCTCCTCGTCGATGTCGCGGACCATCTCCATCGACAGCGGCGCCATCTTGCACTCGGTGTACCGCATGGCCGCCGCCGGGTCGTTGCCCGGGGAGCCGAAGTTGCCGTTGGAGTCGACGAGCGGCATGCGCATCGCCCACGGCTGGGCGAGGCGGACCAGGGCGTCGTAGATGGAGGAGTCGCCGTGCGGGTGGTAGTTGCCCATGACGTCGCCGACGACGCGGGCGCACTTGTAGAAGCCGCGCTCGGGGCGGTAGCCGCCGTCGTACATCGCGTACAGCACGCGGCGGTGGACGGGCTTGAGGCCGTCCCGGACGTCCGGCAGCGCGCGCGAGACGATGACGGACATCGCGTAGTCGAGGTAGGAGCGCTGCATCTCCGTCTCGAGCCCGACCGGCTCGACGCGCATGGCCAGCGCGTCACCTTCGGACGTCGTCACAGGAGTGTTCTCGTCGGTCATTGCTGGTGAAGATCCTTCCTGGTGCGGTCAGCTGAGACCGACTCAGATGTCGAGGAACCGGACGTCCTTGGCGTTGCGCTGGATGAACGCGCGGCGGGCCTCGACGTCCTCGCCCATGAGGACCGAGAACAGGTCGTCGGCCTGGGCGGCGTCGTCGAGGGTGACCTGGCCGAGGACCCGGTGCTCCTGGTCCATGGTGGTCACGCGCAGCTCTTCGGCGTTCATCTCGCCGAGACCCTTGAAGCGCTGGATCGAGTCCTCCCTGATCCGCTTGCCGCGCTGGCGCCCGAGCTCCAGCAGCGCGTCGCGCTCGCGGTCGGAGTACGCGTACTCGATGTCGTCCTTGCCCCACTTGATCTTGTAGAGCGGGGGACGGGAGAGGAACACGTGCCCGGCCTCGACCAGCGGCCGCATGAAGCGGAAGAGGAAGGTCAGCAGCAGGGTGTTGATGTGCTGGCCGTCGACGTCGGCGTCCGCCATCAGGATGATCTTGTGGTAGCGCAGCTTCTCGATGTCGAAGTCCTCGTGCACACCGGTGCCGAAGGCGGAGATCAGCGCCTGGATCTCCTGGTTCTGCAGGATCTTGTCGATCCTGGCCTTCTCGACGTTGAGGATCTTGCCGCGGATCGGGAGGATCGCCTGGTACTCGGGGTTGCGGCCGGACTTGGCCGAGCCGCCGGCGGAGTCACCCTCGACGATGAAGATCTCGCACTTGGTGGGGTCGTTCGACTGGCAGTCGGAGAGCTTGCCCGGCAGGGACGCCGTCTCCAGCAGGCCCTTGCGGCGGGTCAGGTCGCGGGCCTTGCGGGCCGCCACGCGCGCGGTGGCCGCCTGGATGCCCTTGCGGATGATGTCCGCGGCCTCGTTGGGGTTGCGGTCCAGCCAGTCGTTGAGGTGCTCGTAGACCGCCTTCTGCACGAAGGTCTTGGCCTCCGTGTTGCCCAGCTTGGTCTTGGTCTGGCCCTCGAACTGCGGTTCGCTCAGCTTGACCGAGATGATCGCGGTCAGACCCTCGCGGATGTCGTCGCCCGTGAGGTTGTCGTCCTTCTCCCGCAGCAGCTTCTTGTCGCGCGCGTACTTGTTGATCAGGCTGGTGAGCGCCGCGCGGAAGCCCTCTTCGTGGGTGCCGCCCTCGTGCGTGTGGATGATGTTGGCGAAGGAGTAGACGCCCTCGCTGTAGCCGCTGTTCCACTGCATCGCGACCTCGAGGGACAGGCTCTTGTCCTTGTCCTCGGCCTCCAGGTCGATCACGGTGGGGTGCACCACGTCTCCCTTGCGGGAGTTGAGGTACTTCACGAAGTCGACGATGCCGCCCTCGTAGTGGTACGTGACGGACTTGACCTTCTGCTCCTCGGCCAGCTCGTCCGCGCCCGCCTCGTCGGCGCCCGCCGTGGCCTTCGCCGACTCGCGCTCGTCGGTGAGCTTGATCGTCAGGCCCTTGTTGAGGAACGCCATCTCCTGGAAACGCCGCGACAGCGTCTCGAAGGAGTACTCCGTGGTCTCGAAGATGTCCGGGTCGGCCCAGAAGGTGACCGAGGTGCCGGTCTCCTCCGTCGCCTCGTGCTTGGCGAGCGGCGCCGTCGGCACGCCCAGCTTGTAATCCTGCGTCCAGCGGTGACCGTCGGTCCTGACCTCGACCGACACCTTGCTGGACAGGGCGTTCACCACGGACACGCCCACACCGTGCAGACCGCCGGAGACCGCGTAGCCGCCGCCGCCGAACTTGCCGCCCGCGTGCAGCACCGTCAGCACGACCTCGACGGCCGGCTTGCCCTCGGAGGGCACGATGCCCACGGGGATGCCGCGGCCGTTGTCGACGACGCGCACGCCGCCGTCGGCGAGGATCGTCACGTCGATCGTGTCCGCGTGGCCGGCCAGCGCCTCGTCGACGGAGTTGTCCACCACCTCGTAGACGAGGTGGTGCAGTCCGCGCTCGCCGGTGGAGCCGATGTACATGCCGGGTCGCTTGCGGACCGCGTCCAGACCCTCGAGGACGGTGATGGCGCTGGCGTCGTACGAGGCCGTGACCTCACCGCTCGAGGTGCTCGCCGCGTCGTCCGCGCCGGCGTCGGTGGACGGGATGTTCTCGTTGGGGTTGCCGGAATCGGCCACGAAGCGCCCTTTCTGGCACAGCACAAGCCAGGCTCCTGGGAATGCCCCCGGTGGGGGGCGGTTGCCGGAGCGGCTGCGGCATGGTGCGTTGGTAAGCCTTGATCAGCGTTGCTCAGCGTTCCCGGACGGTCCCCACGATTGGGGCGGGATTGCCTTCCAGTCTACCGGTAGCACTGACAACGATGGGGGTTTGCCGGTACCTGAGCCCGCATGTGGCGCCCTGAACCGTCCTCGGACTACTCCCGATATGTGGAAGGGGGCTCCAAGAGGCTCACAGAGGCGCTCAGCGCTTCGAGCCGTCAACCCCTGGCTACTTCGGAGTCAGGTCGGGATTCGTCACCGTGTGCGGTTGTACGACAAGCGGGGAGCCGACGGCGCGAACGCACCGTCGGCACCCTCGAATGTGATGTCGATCACGTTGGAAAGAGCGGCAGCCGACCAGGCCGTTTCCGTCCCCCTCAGGGGTCCGGCACGGCCGGCGGCCGGCTTTCCGGTCACCCGTAGGTGTCGCCCGGTCCCGTGCTCCCGGGCGCGCGCAGCGGGCCGTAGCGGCGGGCGGGGCCGCCGGGCCCCTGCACCCTGAGCATGCGCACCGAGCCGTGCCCGAGGTCCTCGTTGAGGCGGGCCACCAGGGTCGGCGCGAGCAGGCGCAGATTGGTCGCCCAGGCGGTGGAGTCGCAGCGCACCACCAGCACCCGCTCGTCCTCGTCGTACTTCTCCGGTACGCAGTGCTTGGCCACGTCGTCGCCGACGATCTGCGGCCAGCGGCCCATCACCCCGCCCACCGCGGCCGGGGTCTCCCAGCCGCGCTCGGTGATCAGCCGGTTGATCGCCGATCCGAGCCGCATCGGATCGCGGCCGTCGGCGCGCGCACCGGAGCGCAGGCCGCCGCGGCGGGCCTGCTTCTTCTGCTGCGCCGCGTCCCCGCGCGCGCGTGCCGCCTCCCGGGCCGCCCGGAGCGCCACCCGCGCGAGGTCGACGCCGGAGGGCTGGGGGGCCGCCTTGCCGGGTGGGGGTCCGTCCGTGGTCATCCGCGCTCTCCCTCCTTCCTCACCGGCTCCACCGTCCCGCCGGAGACGGCGAACCGCGTCCCCGACAGCACATGCGGCACGTCGTCCTCGACCGCGGCGGTCACCAGCACCTGCTCGCCCGGCGCCACCAGCTCCGCCAGCCGCTCGCGGCGCCGGGCGTCCAGCTCGGCGAACACGTCGTCGAGGACGAGCACCGGCTCATTGCCCTCGGCGCGCAGCAGATCGTAGGAGGCGAGGCGCAGCGCCAGGGCGCAGGACCAGGACTCGCCGTGGGAGGCGTACCCCTTGGCGGGCAGCTCACCCAGCTTGAGCAGCAGATCGTCCCGGTGCGGGCCGACCAGCGTGACGCCCCGCTCGATCTCCTGCTTGCGGGTGTCGGCGAGCGCCGCCATGAGCTGTTCGTAGAGGTCCTCGCGCGTGTGGGCCTCACCGGGGGCCGACGGCTTGTACTCCAGCACGACCGGGCCGCCGCCGGGGGCCAGTTGCTCGTACGCCTTGTCGGCCAGCGGCCCGATCGCGGCGATCAGGTCCAGGCGCTGGGCGAGCAGTTCGGCGCCCGCGCGCGCGAGGTGCTGGTCCCAGACGTCGAGCGTGGACAGGTCCAGGGTGCGGCCACCGTGCCGGCGGGCGAGCGCGGCCGACTTCAGCAGGGTGTTGCGCTGTTTGAGGACACGGTCGTAGTCGGAGCGGACACCGGCCATCCGCGGGGAGCGCGCGGTGATCAGCTCGTCGAGGAAGCGGCGCCGCTCCCCGGGGTCGCCCTTCACCAGGGCCAGGTCCTCGGGAGCGAACAGGACGGTCCGTACGATGCCCAGCACGTCACGGGGTCTGACCTGCGAGGACCGGTTGATGCGGGCGCGGTTGGCGCGGCCCGGGTTCAGCTCCAGCTCGATGAGCTGCTGCCGCTCGCCCTGCCGCACCTGCGCCCGGATCACCGCCCGGTCGGCGCCCATGCGGACCAGGGGGGCGTCGGAGGAGACGCGGTGGCTGCCGAGGGTCGCGAGATAGCCGACCGCCTCGACGAGGTTGGTCTTCCCCTGCCCGTTGGGGCCGACGAAGGCGGTGACGCCCGGGTCCAGCGGGACCTCGACCCGGGCGTACGAGCGGAAGTCGGCCAGCGACAGATGCGTGACGTGCATGGTCGTTCGCCGACCTCTCCAACCTTCGGGTCCTGCTTACTTCTTCTCGACCGCGTGGCCGCCGAACTGGTTGCGCAGCGCCGCGATCATCTTCATCTGCGGCGAGTCCTCCTGGCGGGAGGCGAACCGGGCGAACAGCGAGGCGGTGATCGCGGGCAGCGGCACCGCGTTGTCGATCGCGGCCTCCACCGTCCAGCGTCCCTCGCCGGAGTCCTGCGCGTAACCGCGCAGCCCCTCCAGGTGCTCGTCGTCGTCGAGGGCGTTGACGGCGAGGTCGAGCAGCCAGGAGCGGATGACGGTGCCCTCCTGCCAGGAGCGGAAGACCTCGCGGACGTTCTCCACGGAGTCGACCTTCTCCAGCAGCTCCCAGCCCTCGGCGTACGCCTGCATCATCGCGTACTCGATGCCGTTGTGGACCATCTTGGCGAAGTGGCCCGCGCCCACCTTGCCGGCGTGCACCGAGCCGAAGTCGCCCTCGGGCTTGAGGGCGTCGAAGACCGGCTGCACCTTGGCGACGTTCTCGGCGTCACCGCCGTACATCAGCGCGTAGCCGTTCTCCAGGCCCCAGACGCCGCCGGAGACGCCGCAGTCGACGAAGCCGATCCCCTTGGCCGCCAGCTCCTCGGCGTGCTTCTCGTCGTCGGTCCAGCGGGAGTTGCCGCCGTCCACGACGACGTCACCGGGCTCCAGCAGCTCGGCGAGCTGGTCGATGGTGGACTGGGTGGGCTCGCCGGCCGGGACCATCACCCAGACCACGCGCGGGCCCTTCAGCTTGCCCACAAGCTCTTCCAGGCTGTGGACATCCGCGACGTCCGGGTTGCGGTCGTATCCGATGACGGTGTGGCCCGCGCGGCGGATCCGCTCGCGCATGTTGCCGCCCATCTTGCCGAGGCCGACGAGACCGAGCTCCATCAGTTGTGTCCTTAGGTGTGCGAGGTGGCGTGGCGGCACGTCCGCGCCCGCCGGTCCGCCCCCGTCGGGCGCGGACCGCGGCACGTCGTACCCGCGTCCGAGCCTAAACCCGGACGCGCGCGCACAGCTGTGGGCATACGCGCTCAGACGCACGCCCTCACCTGCGGATTCACTGGGCCCGCGGCCCGGGGGGCGCGGTCGGTCCCGGTCCGGAGGCGGTCAGCCGCTGAGCCGCACCGGCATGATCAGGTACTTGTACGCCTCGTCCGCCTCGGCGTCCACGGCGGGCTTGCCGCTGAGCAGCGCGGGCTTGGTCGACGTCGTGAAGGAGAGCTGGGCCACCGGGGAGTCGATGGCACTCAGGCCGTCCAGCAGGAAGGTCGGGTTGAAGGCGATCGAGATGTCGTCGCCCTCGAGCTGGGCGTCGACCCTTTCCACAGCCTGTGCGTCGTCGCTGGAGCCGGCCTCCAGGATGAGCACGCCCTGCTCGAAGCTGAGCCGCACCGGGGTGTTCCGCTCGGCGACCAGGGCGACGCGCTTGACGGCCTCCACGAAGGGCGCGGTCTCGATCACGGCGACGCTGTTGAACTCGGTCGGGAACAGCGTGCGGTACTTCGGGAGGTCGCCCTCCAGCAGGCGGGTCGTGGTGCGCCGGCCGGCGCCCTCGAAACCGATCAGGCCCTCGCCCGCACCGGAGCCCGACAGCGCCAGGATGACGTTGTCACCGCTGGTCAGCGACTTGGCCGTGTCCAGGAGGGTCTTGGCGGGCACCAGGGCGACCGCCGAGGCGTCCGGGTTCTCCGGCTTCCACAGGAACTCGCGGACCGCGAAGCGGTAGCGGTCGGTGGAGGCCAGCGTGACCGTGTCGCCCTCGATCTCGATGCGCACACCGGTGAGCACGGGCAGCGTGTCGTCGCGGCCCGCCGCGATGGCGACCTGCTGCACGGCGGAGGAGAAGACCTCGCCGGGCACCGTGCCCGTCGCGTTCGGCATCTGCGGCAGGGCGGGGTACTCCTCCACAGGCAGGGTGTGGAGGGTGAACCGGGAGGTGCCGCACACCACCGTCGCCCGTACACCGTCTGTGGAAATCTCCACCGGACGGTTGGGCAGGGCGCGGGAGATGTCGGCGAGCAGGCGGCCGGAGACGAGCACCGTGCCCTCCTCCTCGACCTCCGCCTCGACCGAGACCCGCGCGGAGACCTCGTAGTCGAAGCTGGACAGGCTGAGCTGGCCGTCCTCGGCCTTCAGCAGCAGGCCGGCGAGGACCGGCGCCGGCGGACGGGCCGGGAGGCTGCGTGCCGCCCAGGCCACTGCCTCCGCGAGTACGTCGCGTTCCACCCGGATCTTCACCGTAAGCCGCCTCCTGCTGTTGCCGGCGCTTCTCGCCCTGCTTCGCCTTCGTCGTCTGACTCGGTGTCGCGGGCCCCTGGGAAGGGAAGGACACCGGGGTCCAGTCTGACGCACACCACTGACAGTAGGTGCCGCTCGGGGTCAAGTCGTGCCGGGCCGCGGCCGGGCTCGAGAGAGCGAGTTGTGCACAGGACCCGCTTCGAAACGAATTCCGCGCTCTCTCTAGTCGGACGTAGTAGTAGGGCCTGTGGATACCGTGGATAACCACGTTTGCCCAGCTCAGCGCGGGAATTTTATCCACCGGGCCTGTGGGCGGAGCCCGTGGACAACCCGGGGTCGCTGTGGAGAACGGAAAGTTCTGCACACCCCGTGCACAGGCAGGGGCGACTTCTCCCCAGCGCCGTCCCCAGTTTTACCCGTCTTTCCCACAGCCTAATCCGGCAGCTTCGTGTGACGCCTTTCACTCGGGGCGGTGAGACGGCGGGTCGCGTTGCCGAACAGTGGACAGCCATGTGGAGAAGCGGCCGATCGCTGGGGACAAGCGGCCCCAGCCTGTGGACCGCCCGTGGACAACGTGCGGCGGGCCCTGTGGACGATCCCGTCGTCCACAGGCTGTGGAGAGCGTTCGTCCACGAATCCACAGGGTGCTGACCTGGGGTGATGATCTTCCACCAGGCAGGGCTGTGGACAGGATCGGGACAACTTCCCGGTCCCCAGGGTGTGGACGCGAGAAAGTCGGCGAATCTGTGGAGGGCGGCCGTAACCCGCCAGATATTCGAACACCCGAGGGCCGCAGTACGAAGCCGCAGTACGACGGCGGACGGCGCTCAGGGAGCGCGGAAGGCGCCGCGAGGGCGTCCGGAGGGGCTTCGAAGGGTCACCGGAGGGCGCTCATCGAGCGCTCGTCGGGCGTTCGCCGGGCGTTCGCGGGGGTGCGGACGGGCCCCGACCGGCACCGACGGCGTCATCGAGCGGGCGCCGCGGGGCCTGCTGCGGTCGCGAAGGGCCCTCCCCGGCCCTCAGGCGGTTCCGGCACCCTGATGAGAGCCGGGGGCGGCCTGGCACCCTTCCCGGGCGGCAGGGGCGGCAGGGGCGGCAGGGGCGGCAGGGGCGGCACGGCGCGGGGGGTGCGGCGCGCGGGGCGGTCGCGGCAGGCGGGACGGAAGCGGCGGCGGTGCTGCCCGCGGCACGCGCGAAGGCGCCCCCGGGAACGTGGTTCCGCGGGGGCGCCTCGGCACGACGGGGGCGGCGGACGGCGCCGGCCGTGGTCGGTCAGCCGTTCTTGATGCGGTTGGTCAGCTCCGTGACCTGGTTGTAGATGGAGCGCCGCTCGGCCATCAGGTTGCGGATCTTCCGGTCGGCGTGCATCACCGTGGTGTGGTCGCGGCCGCCGAACAGCGCGCCGATCTTCGGCAGCG contains the following coding sequences:
- the gyrB gene encoding DNA topoisomerase (ATP-hydrolyzing) subunit B, coding for MLCQKGRFVADSGNPNENIPSTDAGADDAASTSSGEVTASYDASAITVLEGLDAVRKRPGMYIGSTGERGLHHLVYEVVDNSVDEALAGHADTIDVTILADGGVRVVDNGRGIPVGIVPSEGKPAVEVVLTVLHAGGKFGGGGYAVSGGLHGVGVSVVNALSSKVSVEVRTDGHRWTQDYKLGVPTAPLAKHEATEETGTSVTFWADPDIFETTEYSFETLSRRFQEMAFLNKGLTIKLTDERESAKATAGADEAGADELAEEQKVKSVTYHYEGGIVDFVKYLNSRKGDVVHPTVIDLEAEDKDKSLSLEVAMQWNSGYSEGVYSFANIIHTHEGGTHEEGFRAALTSLINKYARDKKLLREKDDNLTGDDIREGLTAIISVKLSEPQFEGQTKTKLGNTEAKTFVQKAVYEHLNDWLDRNPNEAADIIRKGIQAATARVAARKARDLTRRKGLLETASLPGKLSDCQSNDPTKCEIFIVEGDSAGGSAKSGRNPEYQAILPIRGKILNVEKARIDKILQNQEIQALISAFGTGVHEDFDIEKLRYHKIILMADADVDGQHINTLLLTFLFRFMRPLVEAGHVFLSRPPLYKIKWGKDDIEYAYSDRERDALLELGRQRGKRIREDSIQRFKGLGEMNAEELRVTTMDQEHRVLGQVTLDDAAQADDLFSVLMGEDVEARRAFIQRNAKDVRFLDI
- a CDS encoding DUF721 domain-containing protein — encoded protein: MTTDGPPPGKAAPQPSGVDLARVALRAAREAARARGDAAQQKKQARRGGLRSGARADGRDPMRLGSAINRLITERGWETPAAVGGVMGRWPQIVGDDVAKHCVPEKYDEDERVLVVRCDSTAWATNLRLLAPTLVARLNEDLGHGSVRMLRVQGPGGPARRYGPLRAPGSTGPGDTYG
- the recF gene encoding DNA replication/repair protein RecF (All proteins in this family for which functions are known are DNA-binding proteins that assist the filamentation of RecA onto DNA for the initiation of recombination or recombinational repair.), encoding MHVTHLSLADFRSYARVEVPLDPGVTAFVGPNGQGKTNLVEAVGYLATLGSHRVSSDAPLVRMGADRAVIRAQVRQGERQQLIELELNPGRANRARINRSSQVRPRDVLGIVRTVLFAPEDLALVKGDPGERRRFLDELITARSPRMAGVRSDYDRVLKQRNTLLKSAALARRHGGRTLDLSTLDVWDQHLARAGAELLAQRLDLIAAIGPLADKAYEQLAPGGGPVVLEYKPSAPGEAHTREDLYEQLMAALADTRKQEIERGVTLVGPHRDDLLLKLGELPAKGYASHGESWSCALALRLASYDLLRAEGNEPVLVLDDVFAELDARRRERLAELVAPGEQVLVTAAVEDDVPHVLSGTRFAVSGGTVEPVRKEGERG
- the gnd gene encoding phosphogluconate dehydrogenase (NAD(+)-dependent, decarboxylating); the encoded protein is MMELGLVGLGKMGGNMRERIRRAGHTVIGYDRNPDVADVHSLEELVGKLKGPRVVWVMVPAGEPTQSTIDQLAELLEPGDVVVDGGNSRWTDDEKHAEELAAKGIGFVDCGVSGGVWGLENGYALMYGGDAENVAKVQPVFDALKPEGDFGSVHAGKVGAGHFAKMVHNGIEYAMMQAYAEGWELLEKVDSVENVREVFRSWQEGTVIRSWLLDLAVNALDDDEHLEGLRGYAQDSGEGRWTVEAAIDNAVPLPAITASLFARFASRQEDSPQMKMIAALRNQFGGHAVEKK
- the dnaN gene encoding DNA polymerase III subunit beta — protein: MKIRVERDVLAEAVAWAARSLPARPPAPVLAGLLLKAEDGQLSLSSFDYEVSARVSVEAEVEEEGTVLVSGRLLADISRALPNRPVEISTDGVRATVVCGTSRFTLHTLPVEEYPALPQMPNATGTVPGEVFSSAVQQVAIAAGRDDTLPVLTGVRIEIEGDTVTLASTDRYRFAVREFLWKPENPDASAVALVPAKTLLDTAKSLTSGDNVILALSGSGAGEGLIGFEGAGRRTTTRLLEGDLPKYRTLFPTEFNSVAVIETAPFVEAVKRVALVAERNTPVRLSFEQGVLILEAGSSDDAQAVERVDAQLEGDDISIAFNPTFLLDGLSAIDSPVAQLSFTTSTKPALLSGKPAVDAEADEAYKYLIMPVRLSG